From a single Rhizobium lusitanum genomic region:
- the rpoC gene encoding DNA-directed RNA polymerase subunit beta' translates to MNQEVMNLFNPQVPAQNFDSIRISIASPEKILSWSYGEIKKPETINYRTFKPERDGLFCARIFGPIKDYECLCGKYKRMKYKGIICEKCGVEVTLSRVRRERMGHIELAAPVAHIWFLKSLPSRISTLLDMTLKDVERVLYFENYIVTEPGLTALKEHQLLSEEEYMLAVEEYGEDQFTAMIGAEAIYELLASMNLEKIAGDLRAELAETTSDLKQKKLMKRLKIVENFMESGNRPEWMIMKVVPVIPPDLRPLVPLDGGRFATSDLNDLYRRVINRNNRLKRLIELRAPGIIIRNEKRMLQESVDALFDNGRRGRVITGANKRPLKSLSDMLKGKQGRFRQNLLGKRVDYSGRSVIVTGPELKLHQCGLPKKMALELFKPFIYARLDAKGYSSTVKQAKKLVEKEKPEVWDILDEVIREHPVLLNRAPTLHRLGIQAFEPMLVEGKAIQLHPLVCTAFNADFDGDQMAVHVPLSLEAQLEARVLMMSTNNILHPANGAPIIVPSQDMVLGLYYLSILNQNEPGEGMAFSDLGELHHALENKVVTLHSKIRGRFKSVDEEGKAYSKIYETTPGRLLIGELLPKHGKVTFDICNQEMTKKNISKMIDTVYRHCGQKDTVIFCDRIMQLGFAHACRAGISFGKDDMVIPDTKAKIVGDTESLVKEYEQQYNDGLITQGEKYNKVVDAWGKATEKVAEEMMARIKAVEFDPATGRQKPMNSIYMMSHSGARGSPNQMRQLGGMRGLMAKPSGEIIETPIISNFKEGLTVNEYFNSTHGARKGLADTALKTANSGYLTRRLVDVAQDCIVTHVDCGTDKGLTMTAIIDAGQVVASIGVRILGRTALDDIDHPITGERIVDAGRMILEPDVIEIEKAGIQSIRIRSALTCEIQTGVCSICYGRDLARGTPVNLGEAVGVIAAQSIGEPGTQLTMRTFHLGGTATVVDQSFLEASYEGTVQIKNRNMLRNSDGILVAMGRNMAVQILDERGIERSSQRVAYGSKIYVDEGDKVKRGQRLAEWDPYTRPMMTELAGTVQFEDVIDGLSVLEATDESTGITKRQVIDWRSTPRGSDLKPAIVIKDASGNVAKLSRGGEARFLLSVDAILSVEPGQKVAQGDVLARSPLESAKTKDITGGLPRVAELFEARRPKDHAVIAEIDGTIRLGRDYKNKRRVIIEPAEDGVEPVEYLIPKGKPFHLQEGDYIEKGDYILDGNPAPHDILAIKGVEALASYLVNEIQEVYRLQGVVINDKHIEVIVRQMLQKVEITDAGDSHYIVGDNVDRIELDDNNDRLAEEGKKPAYGDPVLLGITKASLQTPSFISAASFQETTKVLTEAAIAGKTDGLQGLKENVIVGRLIPAGTGGTMTQIRRIATARDELILEERRKGTGSAVATPMLQDMAGESAPAAE, encoded by the coding sequence ATGAACCAAGAGGTCATGAATCTTTTCAATCCGCAGGTGCCTGCACAGAATTTCGATTCCATCCGGATTTCGATCGCATCGCCGGAGAAGATTCTTTCCTGGTCTTATGGTGAGATCAAGAAGCCGGAGACGATCAACTATCGCACGTTCAAGCCGGAACGCGATGGTCTCTTCTGCGCGCGAATCTTCGGGCCGATCAAGGATTACGAGTGCCTGTGCGGCAAGTACAAGCGCATGAAGTACAAGGGCATCATCTGCGAAAAGTGCGGCGTCGAAGTGACGTTGTCGCGCGTTCGCCGTGAGCGCATGGGCCATATTGAGCTTGCCGCTCCCGTTGCCCACATCTGGTTCCTGAAGTCGCTGCCGAGCCGCATCTCCACGCTGCTCGACATGACGCTGAAGGATGTCGAGCGCGTCCTCTACTTCGAAAACTACATCGTCACCGAGCCGGGCCTGACTGCTCTGAAGGAGCATCAGCTTCTCTCGGAAGAAGAGTACATGCTCGCCGTCGAGGAATATGGCGAAGACCAGTTCACCGCCATGATCGGTGCTGAAGCGATCTATGAGCTTCTGGCCAGCATGAATCTCGAGAAGATCGCCGGCGACCTGCGCGCAGAACTTGCTGAGACCACGTCGGATCTCAAGCAGAAGAAGCTGATGAAGCGCCTGAAGATCGTCGAGAACTTCATGGAGTCCGGCAACCGTCCGGAATGGATGATCATGAAGGTCGTCCCGGTCATCCCGCCGGACCTGCGTCCGCTGGTGCCGCTTGACGGCGGCCGTTTCGCGACGTCGGATCTGAACGATCTGTACCGCCGCGTCATCAACCGTAACAACCGTCTGAAGCGCCTGATCGAACTGCGCGCTCCGGGCATCATCATCCGTAACGAAAAGCGCATGCTGCAGGAATCTGTCGATGCGCTGTTCGACAACGGCCGCCGAGGCCGCGTCATCACCGGCGCCAACAAGCGTCCGCTGAAGTCGCTGTCCGACATGCTCAAGGGCAAGCAGGGCCGCTTCCGTCAGAACCTGCTCGGCAAGCGCGTCGACTATTCCGGCCGTTCGGTCATCGTGACCGGTCCGGAACTGAAGCTGCACCAATGCGGCCTGCCGAAGAAGATGGCGCTCGAACTGTTCAAGCCGTTCATTTACGCCCGCCTCGACGCCAAGGGTTACTCCTCGACCGTCAAGCAGGCCAAGAAGCTGGTTGAAAAGGAAAAGCCGGAAGTCTGGGATATCCTCGACGAGGTCATCCGCGAGCATCCGGTTCTCCTGAACCGTGCGCCGACGCTGCACCGCCTGGGCATCCAGGCCTTCGAACCCATGCTGGTCGAAGGCAAGGCTATCCAGCTGCATCCGCTTGTCTGCACGGCCTTCAACGCCGACTTCGACGGCGACCAGATGGCTGTTCACGTACCGCTGTCGCTTGAAGCCCAGCTTGAAGCCCGCGTGCTGATGATGTCGACCAACAACATCCTGCATCCGGCAAACGGCGCACCGATCATCGTTCCGTCGCAGGACATGGTTCTCGGTCTCTACTATCTGTCGATCCTGAACCAGAACGAGCCAGGCGAAGGCATGGCCTTCTCCGATCTCGGCGAGCTGCATCATGCTCTTGAAAACAAGGTCGTGACGCTGCATTCCAAGATCCGCGGCCGCTTCAAGTCGGTTGACGAGGAAGGCAAGGCCTACTCGAAGATCTACGAAACGACGCCTGGCCGCCTGCTCATCGGCGAATTGCTGCCGAAGCACGGCAAGGTGACCTTCGACATCTGCAACCAGGAAATGACCAAGAAGAACATCTCCAAGATGATCGACACGGTCTACCGTCATTGCGGCCAGAAGGACACGGTCATTTTCTGCGACCGCATCATGCAGCTCGGCTTTGCCCATGCTTGCCGCGCCGGCATTTCGTTCGGCAAGGACGACATGGTTATTCCGGACACCAAGGCGAAGATCGTCGGCGATACTGAATCGCTCGTGAAGGAATACGAGCAGCAGTACAATGACGGTCTGATCACCCAGGGCGAAAAGTACAACAAGGTTGTCGACGCTTGGGGCAAGGCCACGGAAAAGGTCGCTGAGGAAATGATGGCCCGCATTAAGGCCGTCGAATTCGATCCGGCGACCGGTCGTCAGAAGCCGATGAACTCGATCTACATGATGAGCCATTCGGGCGCCCGCGGTTCTCCGAACCAGATGCGTCAGCTGGGCGGTATGCGCGGCCTCATGGCCAAGCCGTCAGGCGAAATCATCGAGACGCCGATCATCTCGAACTTCAAGGAAGGCCTGACCGTTAACGAGTACTTCAACTCGACGCACGGTGCCCGTAAGGGTCTGGCAGACACCGCCTTGAAGACTGCAAACTCCGGTTACCTGACCCGCCGTCTCGTCGACGTCGCGCAGGATTGCATCGTCACGCACGTCGATTGCGGCACCGACAAGGGCCTCACCATGACCGCCATCATCGATGCCGGTCAGGTCGTTGCCTCCATCGGCGTCAGAATCCTCGGCCGTACGGCGCTGGACGATATCGATCATCCGATTACGGGTGAGCGCATCGTTGATGCCGGCAGGATGATCCTGGAACCGGATGTCATCGAGATCGAAAAGGCTGGTATCCAGTCGATCCGTATCCGTTCGGCCCTGACCTGCGAAATCCAGACGGGCGTCTGCTCGATCTGCTACGGCCGCGACCTCGCGCGCGGTACGCCGGTCAACCTCGGTGAAGCTGTTGGCGTTATCGCCGCTCAGTCGATCGGTGAGCCGGGCACGCAGCTGACCATGCGTACCTTCCACTTGGGCGGCACGGCGACCGTGGTCGACCAGTCGTTCCTGGAAGCTTCGTATGAAGGCACGGTGCAGATCAAGAACCGCAACATGCTGCGCAACTCCGATGGCATCCTGGTTGCCATGGGCCGCAACATGGCCGTCCAGATCCTGGATGAACGTGGTATCGAGCGCTCCTCGCAGCGTGTCGCTTACGGCTCCAAGATCTATGTGGACGAAGGCGACAAGGTGAAGCGCGGCCAGCGTCTGGCGGAATGGGATCCTTACACCCGTCCGATGATGACGGAACTGGCCGGTACGGTTCAGTTCGAAGACGTCATCGACGGTCTCTCGGTTCTCGAAGCGACCGACGAGTCGACCGGCATCACCAAGCGTCAGGTTATCGACTGGCGTTCGACGCCGCGTGGTTCGGATCTGAAGCCGGCCATCGTCATCAAGGACGCCAGCGGCAATGTTGCCAAGCTGTCGCGTGGTGGTGAAGCCCGCTTCCTGCTCTCGGTTGACGCGATCCTGTCCGTCGAGCCGGGCCAGAAGGTAGCTCAGGGTGACGTTCTTGCCCGCTCGCCGCTGGAAAGCGCCAAGACCAAGGACATCACCGGCGGTCTGCCGCGTGTTGCCGAACTGTTCGAAGCCCGTCGTCCGAAGGACCACGCCGTCATCGCAGAGATTGATGGTACGATCCGCCTCGGCCGCGACTACAAGAACAAGCGCCGTGTCATCATCGAGCCGGCGGAAGACGGTGTCGAGCCGGTCGAATACCTGATCCCGAAGGGCAAGCCCTTCCATCTTCAGGAAGGCGACTATATCGAAAAGGGTGACTACATCCTCGACGGTAACCCGGCTCCGCACGACATCCTGGCGATCAAGGGCGTGGAAGCTTTGGCTTCCTATCTCGTGAACGAAATCCAGGAAGTCTACCGCTTGCAGGGCGTTGTCATCAACGACAAGCACATCGAAGTGATTGTCCGTCAGATGCTGCAGAAGGTGGAAATCACCGATGCGGGCGACAGCCATTATATCGTCGGCGACAATGTCGACCGTATCGAGCTGGACGACAACAACGACCGCCTGGCCGAAGAAGGCAAGAAGCCTGCCTACGGCGATCCGGTTTTGCTCGGCATCACCAAGGCGTCGCTGCAGACGCCGTCCTTCATCTCCGCCGCTTCCTTCCAGGAAACGACGAAGGTGCTGACGGAAGCTGCAATCGCCGGCAAGACCGACGGCCTGCAGGGCCTGAAGGAAAACGTCATCGTCGGCCGCCTCATCCCGGCCGGTACGGGTGGTACCATGACCCAGATCCGCCGCATCGCGACGGCTCGCGACGAGCTTATCCTGGAAGAGCGCCGCAAGGGCACGGGTTCAGCCGTCGCCACGCCGATGCTGCAGGATATGGCAGGCGAAAGTGCTCCGGCCGCTGAATAA
- a CDS encoding transcriptional regulator, whose translation MITAPDNDNNLDGPMVFIIIGKGYETDGSEGVELHVMLKAPDDDTAVREALNALAEEGFIEADLDQIGMLTDIPDEEPHASAYQGALEGEVAIIRFR comes from the coding sequence ATGATTACTGCGCCAGACAACGACAACAATCTTGACGGCCCCATGGTCTTCATCATCATCGGCAAGGGATATGAGACCGACGGCAGCGAAGGCGTCGAGCTGCATGTCATGCTCAAGGCACCGGATGACGATACCGCCGTGCGCGAGGCGCTGAACGCGCTTGCAGAGGAAGGCTTCATTGAGGCCGACCTCGACCAGATTGGCATGCTGACCGACATACCGGACGAAGAACCGCATGCCTCCGCCTATCAGGGCGCGCTGGAAGGCGAAGTGGCGATCATCCGCTTCCGCTGA
- the rpsL gene encoding 30S ribosomal protein S12, translating into MPTVNQLIRKPRQAQVKRNKVPALQENPQKRGVCTRVYTTTPKKPNSALRKVAKIRLTNGFEVIGYIPGEGHNLQEHSVVMIRGGRVKDLPGVRYHIIRGVLDTQGVKNRKQRRSKYGAKRPK; encoded by the coding sequence ATGCCTACCGTAAACCAGCTGATCCGCAAGCCACGCCAGGCACAGGTAAAGCGTAATAAGGTTCCCGCTCTTCAGGAGAACCCGCAGAAGCGCGGCGTTTGCACCCGCGTCTACACGACCACGCCGAAGAAGCCGAACTCGGCTCTGCGTAAGGTCGCAAAGATCCGCCTGACCAATGGCTTTGAAGTCATTGGTTATATTCCCGGCGAAGGTCACAACCTTCAGGAACACTCTGTCGTCATGATCCGTGGCGGCCGCGTAAAGGACCTTCCGGGCGTTCGTTACCACATCATCCGCGGCGTTCTCGATACCCAGGGTGTCAAGAACCGCAAGCAGCGCCGTTCCAAGTACGGTGCGAAGCGTCCGAAGTAA
- the rpsG gene encoding 30S ribosomal protein S7, producing MSRRHRAEKREINPDPKFGDLVVTKFMNAIMLDGKKSVAENIVYGAFDAVQGKAKQEPLGVFHQALDNIAPHVEVRSRRVGGATYQVPVDVRPERRQALAIRWLITAARKRNETTMVDRLCGELLDASNNRGSAVKKREDTHKMADANRAFSHYRW from the coding sequence ATGTCCCGACGTCACAGAGCAGAAAAGCGCGAGATCAATCCGGACCCTAAGTTCGGCGATCTGGTCGTCACGAAGTTCATGAATGCCATCATGCTGGACGGCAAGAAGTCCGTAGCTGAAAACATCGTATACGGCGCATTCGACGCCGTGCAGGGCAAGGCAAAGCAGGAACCGCTCGGCGTGTTCCATCAGGCTTTGGATAACATCGCTCCGCACGTTGAAGTTCGTTCGCGTCGTGTTGGTGGTGCTACCTACCAGGTTCCGGTCGATGTTCGTCCCGAGCGTCGTCAGGCTCTTGCCATTCGCTGGCTGATCACTGCTGCTCGCAAGCGCAATGAAACTACCATGGTCGACCGTCTCTGCGGCGAACTTCTTGATGCCTCCAACAACCGCGGCTCTGCCGTCAAGAAGCGCGAAGACACGCACAAGATGGCTGATGCCAACCGTGCGTTCTCGCATTATCGCTGGTAA
- the fusA gene encoding elongation factor G, with product MAREYKIEDYRNFGIMAHIDAGKTTTTERILYYTGKSHKIGEVHDGAATMDWMEQEQERGITITSAATTTYWKGRDGTTRRFNIIDTPGHVDFTIEVERSLRVLDGAIALLDANAGVEPQTETVWRQAEKYNVPRMIFCNKMDKTGADFYRSVEMIKTRLGATAVVMQLPIGAETEFKGVIDLIEMNALIWRDESLGAQWDVVEIPEDMKAKAQEYREKLIETVVEIDEAATEAYLEGNLPDNDQIRALVRRGTIDVKFHPMFCGTAFKNKGVQPLLDAVVDYLPSPLDIPAIKGIDFKTEAEIERHADDSEPLSMLAFKIMNDPFVGSLTFARIYSGKLEKGTSVINTVKDKRERVGRMLQMHSNSREDIEEAFAGDIVALAGLKETTTGDTLCDPLKPVILERMEFPEPVIQIAIEPKTKGDQEKMGLALNRLAAEDPSFRVKTDQESGQTIIAGMGELHLDIIVDRMRREFKVEATVGAPQVAYRETITRQTEKDYTHKKQSGGTGQFARVKIVFEPNPDGEDFKFESKVVGGSVPKEYIPGVQKGIESVLSSGPLAGFPMLGVKATLIDGAYHDVDSSVLAFEIASRACFREAAREAGAQLLEPMMKVEVVTPEDYVGDVIGDLNSRRGQIQGQESRGVAVVINANVPLANMFKYVDNLRSMSQGRAQYTMTFDHYAPVPSNVAQEIQAKYSGQK from the coding sequence ATGGCTCGCGAATATAAAATCGAAGACTACCGCAATTTCGGTATCATGGCGCACATCGACGCCGGCAAGACCACGACCACCGAGCGTATTCTTTACTACACCGGCAAGTCGCACAAGATCGGCGAAGTCCACGACGGCGCAGCCACCATGGACTGGATGGAGCAGGAGCAGGAGCGTGGCATCACGATCACCTCTGCTGCTACCACCACCTACTGGAAGGGCCGCGACGGCACGACCCGCCGCTTCAACATCATTGACACTCCCGGCCACGTCGACTTCACCATTGAAGTCGAGCGTTCGCTGCGCGTTCTCGACGGTGCCATCGCGCTGCTCGATGCCAACGCCGGTGTTGAGCCGCAGACGGAAACCGTCTGGCGTCAGGCTGAGAAGTACAATGTCCCGCGGATGATCTTCTGCAACAAGATGGACAAGACCGGCGCTGACTTCTATCGCTCGGTTGAGATGATCAAGACTCGTCTCGGCGCCACTGCTGTTGTTATGCAGCTGCCGATCGGTGCTGAAACGGAATTCAAGGGCGTCATCGACCTGATCGAGATGAATGCTCTCATCTGGCGCGACGAATCGCTCGGCGCGCAGTGGGACGTCGTCGAAATCCCGGAAGACATGAAGGCTAAGGCGCAGGAATATCGCGAGAAGCTGATCGAGACCGTTGTCGAGATCGATGAAGCCGCGACCGAAGCCTACCTCGAAGGCAATCTGCCTGACAACGATCAGATCCGTGCGCTCGTCCGTCGCGGCACCATCGACGTCAAGTTCCATCCGATGTTCTGCGGCACCGCATTCAAGAACAAGGGTGTTCAGCCTCTGCTCGACGCCGTCGTTGACTACCTGCCGTCGCCGCTCGACATTCCGGCGATCAAGGGCATCGACTTCAAGACCGAAGCCGAAATTGAACGTCATGCTGACGACAGCGAGCCGTTGTCGATGCTGGCATTCAAGATCATGAACGACCCCTTCGTCGGTTCGCTGACCTTCGCTCGCATCTATTCCGGCAAGCTCGAAAAGGGTACGTCGGTCATCAACACGGTCAAGGACAAGCGCGAGCGCGTCGGCCGTATGCTGCAGATGCACTCGAACTCGCGTGAAGACATCGAAGAAGCCTTCGCTGGCGACATCGTTGCTCTGGCCGGCCTCAAGGAAACCACTACTGGCGATACGCTCTGCGATCCGCTAAAGCCGGTTATCCTCGAGCGCATGGAATTCCCGGAACCGGTCATCCAGATCGCGATCGAGCCGAAGACCAAGGGCGACCAGGAAAAGATGGGCCTCGCGCTTAACCGTCTGGCTGCTGAAGATCCGTCCTTCCGCGTGAAGACGGACCAGGAATCGGGTCAGACGATCATCGCCGGCATGGGTGAACTTCATCTCGACATCATCGTCGACCGCATGCGTCGTGAATTCAAGGTTGAAGCAACAGTCGGCGCGCCGCAGGTTGCTTATCGCGAAACCATTACGCGTCAGACCGAGAAGGACTACACCCACAAGAAGCAGTCGGGTGGTACTGGACAGTTCGCTCGCGTCAAGATCGTGTTCGAACCGAACCCGGACGGCGAAGACTTCAAGTTCGAGTCCAAGGTCGTCGGCGGTTCTGTTCCGAAGGAATACATCCCGGGCGTTCAGAAGGGTATCGAAAGCGTTCTGTCTTCCGGCCCGCTGGCTGGTTTCCCGATGCTCGGCGTCAAGGCGACGCTCATCGACGGTGCCTACCATGACGTCGACTCGTCGGTTCTGGCCTTCGAAATTGCTTCCCGTGCCTGCTTCCGTGAAGCAGCCCGCGAAGCTGGTGCCCAGCTCCTCGAGCCGATGATGAAGGTCGAAGTTGTGACGCCGGAAGATTACGTCGGTGACGTTATCGGCGACCTGAACTCCCGTCGTGGCCAGATCCAGGGCCAGGAAAGCCGCGGTGTTGCTGTTGTCATCAACGCGAACGTCCCGCTGGCAAACATGTTCAAGTACGTCGACAACCTGCGTTCCATGTCCCAGGGCCGTGCACAGTACACGATGACCTTCGATCATTACGCGCCGGTTCCGTCGAACGTCGCACAAGAAATCCAGGCAAAGTATTCCGGTCAGAAGTGA
- the tuf gene encoding elongation factor Tu: protein MAKSKFERNKPHVNIGTIGHVDHGKTSLTAAITKYFGEYKPYDQIDAAPEEKARGITISTAHVEYETPARHYAHVDCPGHADYVKNMITGAAQMDGAILVCSAADGPMPQTREHILLARQVGVPAVVVFLNKVDQVDDAELLELVEMEVRELLSSYDFPGDDIPVIKGSALAALNDSNKTIGEDAIRELMAAVDAYIPTPERPIDLPFLMPIEDVFSISGRGTVVTGRVERGIVKVGEEVEIVGIRPTSKTTVTGVEMFRKLLDQGQAGDNIGALVRGVNRDGVERGQILCKPGSVKPHKKFMAEAYILTKEEGGRHTPFFTNYRPQFYFRTTDVTGIVTLPEGTEMVMPGDNITVEVELIVPIAMEEKLRFAIREGGRTVGAGIVASIVE, encoded by the coding sequence ATGGCAAAGAGTAAGTTTGAGCGCAATAAGCCGCACGTTAACATCGGCACGATTGGCCACGTTGACCACGGCAAGACGTCTCTGACGGCAGCGATCACGAAGTACTTCGGTGAGTACAAGCCGTATGACCAGATCGACGCTGCACCGGAAGAAAAGGCCCGCGGCATCACGATTTCGACGGCCCACGTTGAATACGAGACGCCTGCTCGCCACTACGCGCACGTCGACTGCCCCGGCCACGCTGACTATGTCAAGAACATGATCACGGGTGCCGCACAGATGGACGGCGCGATCCTGGTTTGCTCGGCCGCTGACGGCCCGATGCCGCAGACCCGCGAACACATCCTGCTCGCCCGCCAGGTTGGCGTTCCGGCAGTTGTCGTGTTCCTGAACAAGGTCGACCAGGTTGACGACGCCGAGCTTCTGGAACTGGTGGAGATGGAAGTTCGCGAACTTCTGTCGTCCTACGACTTCCCGGGCGACGACATCCCGGTCATCAAGGGTTCGGCTCTTGCTGCCCTTAACGACAGCAACAAGACGATCGGCGAAGACGCGATCCGCGAGCTGATGGCTGCTGTTGACGCCTACATCCCGACGCCTGAGCGTCCGATCGACCTGCCGTTCCTGATGCCGATCGAAGACGTGTTCTCGATCTCTGGCCGTGGTACGGTTGTGACCGGCCGCGTTGAGCGTGGTATCGTCAAGGTTGGTGAAGAAGTCGAGATCGTCGGCATTCGCCCGACGTCGAAGACGACGGTTACCGGCGTTGAAATGTTCCGCAAGCTGCTCGATCAGGGCCAGGCAGGCGACAACATCGGCGCCCTGGTTCGCGGTGTTAACCGTGACGGCGTTGAGCGTGGTCAGATCCTGTGCAAGCCGGGCTCTGTTAAGCCGCACAAGAAGTTCATGGCCGAAGCCTACATCCTGACGAAGGAAGAAGGCGGCCGTCATACGCCGTTCTTCACGAACTACCGTCCGCAGTTCTACTTCCGCACGACGGACGTGACCGGCATCGTGACGCTTCCAGAAGGCACGGAAATGGTTATGCCAGGCGACAACATCACTGTTGAAGTCGAGCTGATCGTTCCGATCGCGATGGAAGAAAAGCTGCGCTTCGCTATCCGCGAAGGCGGCCGTACCGTCGGCGCCGGCATCGTTGCTAGCATCGTAGAGTAA
- the rpsJ gene encoding 30S ribosomal protein S10, translating into MNGQNIRIRLKAFDHRILDASTREIVSTAKRTGASVRGPVPLPTRIEKFTVNRSPHVDKKSREQFEMRTHKRLLDIVDPTPQTVDALMKLDLAAGVDVEIKL; encoded by the coding sequence ATGAACGGCCAGAATATCCGCATCCGCCTTAAGGCGTTCGATCATCGAATTCTCGACGCTTCCACGCGCGAGATCGTATCGACGGCTAAGCGCACCGGTGCTAGCGTCCGGGGCCCCGTTCCACTTCCGACCCGTATCGAGAAGTTCACGGTTAACCGGTCCCCGCACGTCGACAAGAAGAGCCGCGAGCAGTTCGAGATGCGCACGCATAAGCGCCTTCTCGATATCGTTGACCCGACCCCGCAGACGGTAGACGCGCTGATGAAGCTCGATCTCGCCGCCGGTGTCGATGTTGAGATCAAGCTCTGA
- the rplC gene encoding 50S ribosomal protein L3, with amino-acid sequence MRSGVIAQKVGMTRVYNDAGEHVPVTVLRMEGCQVVAQRTVEKNGYTAVQLGAGQAKVKNTSKALRGHFAVASVEPKAKLVEFRVSDDNLLEVGTEIKAAHFATGQLVDVTGTTIGKGFAGAMKRHGFGGLRATHGVSVSHRSHGSTGSRQDPGKVFKNKKMAGHMGQTRITTQNLEVVSTDEDRGLILVKGAVPGSKGAWIIVRDAVKSAAK; translated from the coding sequence ATGCGTTCAGGTGTGATTGCACAGAAGGTGGGAATGACCCGCGTCTATAACGACGCCGGCGAGCATGTCCCGGTAACCGTATTGCGTATGGAAGGCTGCCAGGTCGTAGCCCAGCGCACAGTAGAAAAGAATGGCTACACCGCAGTTCAGCTCGGTGCCGGCCAGGCTAAAGTCAAGAACACGTCGAAGGCCCTTCGCGGTCACTTCGCCGTTGCCAGCGTTGAGCCTAAGGCCAAGCTCGTTGAATTCCGTGTTTCGGATGACAATCTGCTTGAGGTCGGCACCGAGATCAAGGCAGCTCACTTCGCGACGGGTCAGCTCGTCGATGTGACTGGTACGACGATCGGTAAGGGCTTTGCCGGCGCCATGAAGCGCCACGGCTTCGGCGGTCTGCGTGCCACGCACGGTGTGTCTGTTTCGCACCGCTCGCACGGTTCGACCGGCTCGCGCCAGGATCCGGGCAAGGTGTTCAAGAACAAGAAGATGGCTGGTCACATGGGCCAGACGCGTATCACGACGCAGAACCTCGAAGTGGTATCGACCGATGAAGATCGCGGTCTGATCCTCGTCAAGGGCGCAGTTCCCGGCTCCAAGGGTGCCTGGATCATCGTACGCGATGCCGTCAAGTCGGCAGCGAAGTAA
- the rplD gene encoding 50S ribosomal protein L4, producing MELNVKTLEGKDAGKVSLSDAIFGLEPREDIIARVIRWQLAKKRQGTHKAKGRAEVWRTGAKMYKQKGTGRARHHSARAPQFRGGGKAHGPVVRSHEHDLPKKVRALGLRLALSAKFKAEDVIILDNLVAADTKTKVLAGAFETLGLTNALFIGGAELDSNFKLAAANIPNIDVLPVQGINVYDILRRGKLVLSKAAVEALEERFK from the coding sequence ATGGAATTGAACGTCAAGACCCTCGAGGGCAAAGACGCTGGGAAGGTTTCCCTTTCTGACGCGATTTTCGGCCTTGAGCCGCGTGAAGATATTATCGCACGCGTCATTCGCTGGCAGCTGGCCAAGAAGCGCCAGGGCACGCACAAGGCTAAGGGCCGCGCTGAAGTTTGGCGCACAGGCGCCAAGATGTACAAGCAGAAGGGTACGGGCCGCGCTCGTCACCATTCGGCTCGTGCTCCGCAGTTCCGCGGCGGTGGTAAGGCACACGGCCCGGTCGTGCGCAGCCATGAGCATGATCTGCCGAAGAAGGTTCGCGCCCTCGGCCTGCGTCTCGCTCTGTCCGCTAAGTTCAAGGCCGAGGACGTTATCATCCTCGACAACTTGGTCGCGGCTGATACCAAGACCAAGGTTCTGGCCGGCGCTTTCGAGACGCTTGGCCTGACCAACGCGCTCTTCATCGGTGGTGCCGAGCTCGACAGCAACTTCAAGCTCGCAGCCGCTAACATCCCGAATATCGATGTTCTGCCGGTTCAGGGCATCAACGTTTACGATATCCTGCGCCGCGGCAAGCTCGTGCTGTCCAAGGCTGCAGTTGAAGCTCTAGAGGAGCGATTCAAGTGA
- a CDS encoding 50S ribosomal protein L23, whose amino-acid sequence MTDLRHYDVIVSPAITEKSTLLSDNNQVVFNVAKTATKPEIKAAVEALFGVKVTAVNTLLRLGKTKRFKGLVGKQKDVKKAIVTLAEGQSIDVSTGL is encoded by the coding sequence GTGACGGATCTTCGCCATTACGATGTGATCGTTTCTCCTGCGATCACCGAAAAGTCCACCCTGCTTTCGGACAATAACCAGGTTGTTTTCAACGTTGCCAAGACCGCGACAAAGCCTGAAATCAAGGCCGCCGTCGAAGCTCTGTTCGGCGTCAAGGTTACGGCCGTCAACACTCTGCTGCGCCTGGGCAAGACCAAGCGGTTTAAAGGTCTCGTCGGCAAGCAGAAGGACGTGAAGAAGGCTATCGTGACGCTCGCCGAAGGCCAGTCGATCGACGTCTCCACCGGTCTCTGA